The DNA region TCATTTTTATGAAAAAGAGAAGAGACAAAATAAATTAGTTCGTTATGTCGATTTTAACCAAGGAACAGATGCAAGACTTTTAACAGAAGAAAAAATGTCATATCTATCTCAAATAGATATAAGACCCTATAGGATTGCTTTTGATGATATTAAGCTAAAAAATATATATTTAAAAGCAATGAAAATAGCGGCATCTTTTGGGATTAAACATTTTTCAAACTATATTTTATTTAATTATCAAGACACTCCTAAGGAATTTTGGGATAGATTAAAATTAAATATAGACCTTGCAGAAGAAATAGGAGCTAAAGATTTATTTTCATTCCCAATGAAGTACGCTCCAATAGAAAATACAGATAGAAAGTTTATAGGGAAATCTTGGGATAAAAAAACTATTAGTAGTATTTATGCTATTTTAAATGCAAAAAAAGGGATTGTTCCAAGAAATAAAAATTATTTTAAGAATGCTTTTGGAGAAACTAAAGAAGAGTTTTTAAAAATATTATCTTATCCAAGAGATTTTATAATATATAGAAATTATTTTAGGGACCTAGGTTTTACAAAAAAATGGGAAGAATTATTTTTAACTTTGACAACAGAAGAAAAAAAAATTCTTAGAAGGTTTCAATGTGGAGAAAAGATACTTACAGAAAATTTGATTTTGATCGAATTATTTAATTTAGAAAAAGTAAGTAAAAATAGGATGGACAAATTAAATAAACATCTAATTAAAAAAAATATAAAAGTAAGCGAAAATGAACTATACAAATTATCTTTAGGGTTATCAAAATTTAAGATGTGTGGGATGAAAAATATAGAAGAATATGTAAATGAGAAATATTCTAAACAAATTCGACTTGGATAGAAAAAAAGTGTACTGTTATCAGTACACTTTTTTCTTTCCCCCTATCTTTTATTTTTTCCCTTATATAATGAAATTGACCGAAGAAGATATGAGGAGGAATACATGAATAAAAATCAAAGATTAAGTTAAAAAAACTAGGAAATGTATTAGAAGAACAAATAAAAGATCAATTTACAGGATAGATTATAGTTGATTTTAATCGTGGGTATACTTTGCCCTATATAATTTGAAAATTGGAAGTAAAACTTTAAGTTGTATCCTCAACATACCGAGAATAACTTATCAGCATGAAAGTTTGGCCATATGTCTACGGATAAAATCGAGGCATGTGCACAGACTAGAATAAATAAAATTAGCATTATTACTATAAATCCAATGTTTGATGATGTCATTAATTCCTTTAAAATTGTACTCTCCTCCTAATTGTTTAAATTTTTCTTATATTCTATCTTATGTGTTTAAGTGCTTTTTAAGTATACCGCATCTAATGTCATTTTTAAGCTTCAGGGTTACAGTATTTAAATAAATTTATATTAAATGATTTGAAGAGGTGAAAACCTCTATTTTTAGTATAAAGTTATTAATTATTAATGTAAAGGAGGGATAATTAAATGAAAATACAAATAGAAAGTGGTAAATTTATAGGCTCAAATTCTAAGTCATTTGGAAAGTTAAAAGAAGAATGGTTATACAGAAATTCTTTAAATTCTCCTGTGGATATTTTTGGAAGAAGCCCTTGGGAAAGGGAAAGGCCTTGGGAGATAAAATTCAAAATAGATTGTAAAAATAAGTCAAAAAGCTATACAATAAATACCGTAGATGAAACAATTCCAGTTATATTTGAAGGAACTTCACTTATATTAGATAATTTAAATTATAATGAAAATGAAGAAAAAATATTCATTATCCCCCCCAAAAAAAAAATAATTTTTGAAATGATTTGCGTAAAAGTAGTGAAAAAATTAGGAGTGTTAAGTTCTGACAAAGAGTGTGCTTTAACTCAAAGTATGTTCCAGAAAACAGTAGGGAATTCAAATAAAAAAGTAAAAAAAAACATAAAAGAATTTATGAAAATTTTTTCTCCTATTTTAAATAAAATAAATGTTGTAAAAAAAATAGATGTCCTTACTAATGATTTTTTAGTTTTTAATGATAATACTGATGAGGTAGAAGAATTCAAAAAATTTATATGGAAATATTTTTCAGAAGAATTGTTGTTTATATATGTTAATCTAGAAGAAAAATTTGATATGATTGAGTTTAAAAAGCTTTCTGAGCGATATAATCCTGATTTAGATATTGGTGATATTATACTAATTTAGTTTTAGAAATTTAAAAGATATTATGATGGAGAGAGGAATTGAGGTGTCGTATACTTCTATTATGCGTTGAATTCACCAGTATGCTCCTATTAAAGGATATTAACTATAAATTTAGTATAATATAAGAATTATTTGTATAAGGGAATAAACTTATGTACTTTAATATAAAGCAATAAGAAGGAATCCAATTTAAATTTTGAGGAGGATAGTATGCTAAAAAGTAGATTAAGATTATTAAAAAAGAAAGAAGAGACTCCAAATGGGATCATAAAAGAAGGTGTTAATTTTTATCCAGCTTCTTATTTAAAACTACCACTGTCAAAAATTGAGCGTGAAATATTAAAAACCGTAAATAACCTATCAGTAAAATCTAAAGTATTTGTGAATCTTAACGCTATTAGTGATGAAGAAATACATGTTATTTTAAGTAAAAGTAAAATTTTATGTTTGATTCCAATTGCAATGGATAATCTTGAAAAATTTTTAAAATTGAGAGAGCTAATTTATAATGATCAAATAAAAAAGTTTAGAAAAAATATTAAAAATAGACTTTTAGATCACAGAGCTTTAAGAAAAGATGAAACAGAATTAAAGTTTGCTTTAGAAGTAAAGTTTATATTTAAAAGTGAGTCGGTAAAAAATTTAAGAAGAAATAATTTTAAATTTAAGAATGAAGAAAAATGTTATTTAGATGATAATGTTTTATTAAATGAGGAATTAAAAAAAGAAATACTGTTAAGTAAGAAAAGTAAAGAGATGACAGAGGAAGATCATAATAATATTATTCATTTATTAGCTCCTGAGTACGTAATCCCAAAAGCGAAAGAGAATAAAAATATTCCAACGATAGTAGAAAACCCGAAAGACATAGATATTACTTCTTTTTTATTAGACAGTTCACAGATAGATATAATTAACGATATTAAACTTGGAAATTCTTTGATACTAGCATCTGCAGGGAGTGGTAAAAGTGTTATTCTATTTTCAAAGGCTTTAAAAATTGCAGCTAAAAACCCAGATAAAGAAGTACTGGTTCTATGCTTTAATAAGAATCTAGCAAGCTATTATGAATGGAAAATATCTATTTCAGGTTTTAGAGTTCGTAATCTAAAGTGTCTAACTTTTCATAAATTTTTAGAAAATATATTGTCAGAAAATGTTATGAGTGTAAGATTTCGCAAGAAGGATGACGAGTATTGGACAAAAGTTTTTGAAAGAGCTAGGCAATTAGTTAAGACTTCTAACACATTAAAAAAATATTTTGGAATTTTTATAGATGAGATTCAAATATTTAAGCCAGAATGGTATAAATTTTGTATTGATATGTTAGAAGATTTAGATAAAAATTACCTGTCTATTTGTGGAGATGTTTCACAGAATGTAAATAAAAATATTAAAGCAGGAATAGCACCATGGCAAGGTAAGGGGCTACCAAACTACCGAGGTAGAAGTATTAGATTAAATAAAAACTATAGAAATACAAAAGAAATAACGAATTATATGAATAGTTTTATAAATAAAGTAAAAAAGAGTATTGAACAATACTCCATTGAAGTAGAAAATCAAAATGAAATGTATGTTCTAGGAGAATCACTCTACAGTGGTGATAAAGTTAGATATTTTGAGAGTAGTCGTTTAAATGTTATTGATAAAATAATTGAAGAAATAGAGTACTATAATGAAGTAAAAAAAATACCACTACAAGAAATAGCAGTATTATTTCCATATAGACAATATGGTCTGAAAAAATATTATATAGACTATTGGCTTGAAAACAAGCTTAAAGAAAAATATATTGATTTTACTTCTATAATATCAAGCGGAAATAATTTAGGAAAGTATTATAGTCAAATAGAAGGAGTAGTACTTTCAACAATAGAATCTTCCCTGGGTCTAGACTTTGATGCAGTTATTTTAACTGGTTTACTTCCACTAGGAGAGTATAAAAAGTCAAAACAATTAGCACGAAAAAGAAAAATAACAGAAGAAGTAAAAGAAGAATTCTTAGATGCAGTGAATAAAATATATACGGGATGTACGAGAGCAAGAAAGAATTTATCAATCATATCAGATGTTTCTTCAACAGAATCTGATTACGTTAAATTTATAAAAGAATCTATTTAATAGGCGGTACTACAATATGAATAAACATGAGATTTTTGCAAGACATATTGCAAATGAATTTAAAGAACTTTTGACAGGTGAGAGTCAAACAAGAGTGGTCGGAGAACAGCCACAAGATAAATTTTTTATAGGTCAACTTGCTTCTCGAAATGAAAAAGATAATTATTTCTCTTCAAAAGTAGATATAAGTCAAATAGGAGTAGATTTTTATGTAAGGGCTAAAGATATTGGAGAAACACAGTTAGAGATTGAGCCTTTAGGAAATATATTTTATAGGGTTATTCCAACTTATGAAGAGCAGAGGAATAAGCTTATTAATCACTTGGGGTTAAAAACATTTGATGAAGTTATTTCAAAATATGAAGATATAAAAGGGAAGAAAGGTCAAGAAAATAGGTTTAAAGTAAAACTAGAAGAAGTATATGAAAAAATTTCTTTGGCTGATGATATAAAGATAGTTGTTAACACTAGAGAAATTCTTAATGAAAAGAAAACAAAGGGGATTAAAAGAATAAGTTTAAATAATTTTTTGGACAATAAACTTAAGAATTTTCCTGATAATAAAAAATATAAAGTTGAAAAGGCAAAGGTGAAAGTTCATGATTTACTAGATAAAGAATCGTATGAAAACTTTCTTAAAAATAACTTAGGTGATTACAATAAATTTACTCCAGACATATCAGTAGATGTAGAAATAAAAAGAATTGATGAAAACTATAGAGCTTCAGTTAATATTGTAAATAGAACAGAAAATCTTAGAAATATAAAACACTGTAAAAGTATATTTAATAGTGGAATAAAAATAAAGGTAATAAATAATGAAGTTCAGCCATTTAAATTGAATTACTTTAAAGATGACTATAAATATAAGGGAGAAGTATATGCTAAAGGAAATAACTGTAGTGTAGATGTTTTAAATAATCAAATTATAAAAACTAATAATATTCCAACTTATGAACAGAAAAGGTTGAAAACTAAAGATGATGTAATAAAAGTGAGATTTGATGAACTAATAACTAATCCTGTGCAACAACTGAATCAAGTTTTAAATAAAATGAATCTAGAGCTTGATAAATGGAAACAAGACAGAGACATAATAGGTCTTGAAAATAGTAAGGCATTAAACCAATATGATGAAGAGTGTAAAGCTTTTGAATGGGAAATTTTTAGATTTAGAAATGGTATTAAAGAAATAGAAAAACGTGTAAGCGTAAGAAAAAGCTTTATATCTATGAATAGAACATTTAAAGAAAATGCTACGGATATAAAAATCGGTAAAGTGGAATTTGATAGCTGGAGACTTTTCCAAATAGTTTTTATTGTGTCACAAATACCTGATATTATAACAAGTGAATATAAAGAGGAGATAGAAAATTCAAAGATAGAAAATGTGGACTTACTTTATTTCCCAACTGGTGGAGGTAAAACCGAAGCTTTCTTAGGGGCAACAGTTTTTACACTTTTTTTTGACAGAATAAGAGGAAAGGAATGTGGTGTTTCAGCTCTTATAAAATATCCATTAAGATTATTATCGATTCAACAAGTAGAAAGACTATCAAAAGTTTTAGCATCTGCAGAAAATGAAAGAAAAATGAATATAAAAGATTATCCTGGTGAAAGGTTTTCATCGGGATACTTTGTTGGTGATAATAATACTCCAAATAAATTAACAAAAGAAAATGTCAAGAACTTAGAAGGAGCATCTAAGACGAAATTAAATCAAAAATATCGTATAATAGATATTTGCCCTTTTTGTGAAAATGAATCTGTCGAAGTCGTATTTGATAAAGAGAATTGGAGACTGAAACACATTTGTACAACTAAAAATTGCCATTCAGAAGGAGAACTACCTATATATATAGTAGATAGAGAAATCTTTAGGTATCTTCCAAGTGTAATAGTAAGTACTATAGATAAGATTGCTTCTATTGGAATCCAGTCAAACTTTAGGAATATCTTAGGAGAAGTAACACATAAATGCCCTAAACATGGATTTACTAGTAAGAGTAGATGTGTAGAAAGTACTGAGAGAGGGATCTGTAATGAAGATATCGCAGATTTTGAAGAAGTAAACATTAAAGATGGAGCTCCGACACTTATAATTCAAGATGAAGTTCATTTGCTACGAGAAAGCTTAGGGACATATAATTCACATTATGAAACACTGATTGATTACTTTATCAAAAAATTAGTTAAAAATAATAAAAAAGTAAAGTTGATAGGGGCAACAGCAACAGTAACAGACTATCAGAATCAAATAAGACAATTGTATAATAAAGACGCAATTAAATTTCCAGCAACGTCTACAAAGTTAAATGAAAATTTTTATTCTAAAATTTTTGAAGATGATTTAAATAGAATTATAATTTCTTATGCACCTTATGGACGGGCAATTGTAAATTCAGTTGTATATTCAATGAAATATTTTAGAACGATACTATTTAAATATTTAAATAACATAAAAAAATTTGATGATATAAAAGGCTTAGAGAGTTTAAGTAATAAAGAGAGACTTAATATCTTAAAAGACTACTGGATTTTTATTGAATATAATAATGTAAAAAGAGATAGTAATAGAGTAGAAGGAGCTTTAGAAAATAATATAAACATAGAATTAATAAATGAAGATATTCCAAAATTTAAAATAAGGAAAATGACAGGGGATAGTAACTTCCAAGAAGTTAGAAAAACATTATCTGAAATAGACAATTATGATGCTAACGGCGTTTTTAATGGCATAAATCTTATTTCTGCTACCAGTATGATATCTCATGGAGTTGATACGTCTAAATTCAATTTAATGTTTTTCTTTGGAATGCCAGGGAATACAGCAGAATACATACAGGCATATTCAAGAACTGGAAGGAAACATCCTGGAATAGTTATTGATATTATGAGACCAACAAGAGATAGGGATCTTTCTTATTTAAAATACTTTAATGATTTTCATGAATATAAAGATTTATTAGTAGAACCTGTACCAATAAATAGATGGGCAAATAATGCAATATATAGTACCTTCTCAGGAATATTTTCTTCTTTAATTTTAAATTATTATGATTTTAAATTAAAAGATAAATATGAAAATGTATATATGGATAAAAATTTAAAAAGTGCTATCGAAAATGGAGACATTAAAGCAGAAGAAGTAAAAAAACATATCTTAAATATCTATAATTGTCTAAGAGATGATAGAGAACTAGATATAGCGAAAAACTATTCTCAAGTTATAGATGAGACAGTAGATTTCTTTTTTGAAGAAATAAAACGAAAATCGTTTGATGGAAAAACATATATAACGACTTTATTGGATGAATTATTAATAGAATTTAGACAACCTATGAATAGTTTAAGGGATACCGATAAAAATGTGACAATAGAATTGACTTAAAATAGGGAGGTAATGATGAGTAAGAAAATGCAAAGAAGCTTAAATCAATCTATGTATAAGTATCTTCCAAATGCTTGGGTAGATTTTTATGATAAAGAAAGTAGAGAGTCTTTTGTAGGCTTAGTAAAAAAATGGTCATCTCAACCTGATCATTATGTAAATAAACAAAGAGTACTGGACTCTTTAAAAACTATCCTAGATTATTTTGAGGATTTTGGAGGAGTTGTTAGTGAGTTTGGTAAAATTAATGAAAATAATTTTCAAATAAAAAAACTAAATTGTCACGAAGATGAAAACTTTAGTGATATTATAGTAGAACTTAAACCTTTGGTATTCGTGTGTGAAAAGTGTAAGAAAGTAGAAACATATCAACATTCTGATTTATACTATAAACATAAAAAAACATGCAGTTGTGGAGGAAAGTTAAGTCAAATTCAATTGATATATTCTTGTGAGTGTGGTTGGTCAGATGGGATGACTTTGCTTCCTTGTAATAACCATGGCTTTGGAGACATGCAATACAAAGGAAAATTTAAATTTACTTGTAAAAAATGTAACTATGAAAGACCAATGATAATGACTTGTCCACAATGCCAAAAAAAAGGTTTAACCCCTCGTAATGCATTAGATCAAAGACACTTTCTTCCAGTGACACAGACTTTAATTGATATAGTTGACGAGTCAGAAGAAAAATTAATCAAAGAAAAGGATGATTTTTTTAATTTAATGATAGGATGGTGGTTTGGAGGAATTAGTTCTGGAGAATATAATCAGTTGATAAAAAAAATTGGAAGAACAGAAGATTTTGAAAATACAGAAGCTTTTAAAATTGCGTATAGTACTTTAAAAGAAATTGGAATTCCAGATGAACAAGCTAAAGAAGTAGCATTAAAGAAGGCAAAGGAAAGTCTTGGAATTGATCAGCTTAAAAAATTAGAGGAACTAGTTTCTTCTAAAGTTAAGACAATGAAAACTAGTGATCTTAAAGAAATAGCTATTTCTATATTAGAATATAAAAATATATTACAAAGTAAAAATTCATTATCACTAGACTATGCTCAAAGTAGAGCTTATTCTAATGGATTTATAACGGATGCTACAGGATATTCTTTAACAAATGAAAATTATGGGATTAAAAACTCACAAGTAAGTATGAAAGTTCCATTAGTTAATTGCTCGTTTGGGTACACAAGAGTATCAAGTGACCCTATTGCTGACGGTAGAACTGTGACAATAAAAAGTTTTGAAGAAAAACAAAAAAGAATAATTTATACAAACAAAATAGAAACAGAAGGCATTTTACTTGAATTTGACCGAACTAAAATTTTAGAATGGATGTTAGATAATAATTTTTTAGATAATA from Psychrilyobacter piezotolerans includes:
- a CDS encoding DEAD/DEAH box helicase family protein, whose amino-acid sequence is MNKHEIFARHIANEFKELLTGESQTRVVGEQPQDKFFIGQLASRNEKDNYFSSKVDISQIGVDFYVRAKDIGETQLEIEPLGNIFYRVIPTYEEQRNKLINHLGLKTFDEVISKYEDIKGKKGQENRFKVKLEEVYEKISLADDIKIVVNTREILNEKKTKGIKRISLNNFLDNKLKNFPDNKKYKVEKAKVKVHDLLDKESYENFLKNNLGDYNKFTPDISVDVEIKRIDENYRASVNIVNRTENLRNIKHCKSIFNSGIKIKVINNEVQPFKLNYFKDDYKYKGEVYAKGNNCSVDVLNNQIIKTNNIPTYEQKRLKTKDDVIKVRFDELITNPVQQLNQVLNKMNLELDKWKQDRDIIGLENSKALNQYDEECKAFEWEIFRFRNGIKEIEKRVSVRKSFISMNRTFKENATDIKIGKVEFDSWRLFQIVFIVSQIPDIITSEYKEEIENSKIENVDLLYFPTGGGKTEAFLGATVFTLFFDRIRGKECGVSALIKYPLRLLSIQQVERLSKVLASAENERKMNIKDYPGERFSSGYFVGDNNTPNKLTKENVKNLEGASKTKLNQKYRIIDICPFCENESVEVVFDKENWRLKHICTTKNCHSEGELPIYIVDREIFRYLPSVIVSTIDKIASIGIQSNFRNILGEVTHKCPKHGFTSKSRCVESTERGICNEDIADFEEVNIKDGAPTLIIQDEVHLLRESLGTYNSHYETLIDYFIKKLVKNNKKVKLIGATATVTDYQNQIRQLYNKDAIKFPATSTKLNENFYSKIFEDDLNRIIISYAPYGRAIVNSVVYSMKYFRTILFKYLNNIKKFDDIKGLESLSNKERLNILKDYWIFIEYNNVKRDSNRVEGALENNINIELINEDIPKFKIRKMTGDSNFQEVRKTLSEIDNYDANGVFNGINLISATSMISHGVDTSKFNLMFFFGMPGNTAEYIQAYSRTGRKHPGIVIDIMRPTRDRDLSYLKYFNDFHEYKDLLVEPVPINRWANNAIYSTFSGIFSSLILNYYDFKLKDKYENVYMDKNLKSAIENGDIKAEEVKKHILNIYNCLRDDRELDIAKNYSQVIDETVDFFFEEIKRKSFDGKTYITTLLDELLIEFRQPMNSLRDTDKNVTIELT
- a CDS encoding UvrD-helicase domain-containing protein — encoded protein: MLKSRLRLLKKKEETPNGIIKEGVNFYPASYLKLPLSKIEREILKTVNNLSVKSKVFVNLNAISDEEIHVILSKSKILCLIPIAMDNLEKFLKLRELIYNDQIKKFRKNIKNRLLDHRALRKDETELKFALEVKFIFKSESVKNLRRNNFKFKNEEKCYLDDNVLLNEELKKEILLSKKSKEMTEEDHNNIIHLLAPEYVIPKAKENKNIPTIVENPKDIDITSFLLDSSQIDIINDIKLGNSLILASAGSGKSVILFSKALKIAAKNPDKEVLVLCFNKNLASYYEWKISISGFRVRNLKCLTFHKFLENILSENVMSVRFRKKDDEYWTKVFERARQLVKTSNTLKKYFGIFIDEIQIFKPEWYKFCIDMLEDLDKNYLSICGDVSQNVNKNIKAGIAPWQGKGLPNYRGRSIRLNKNYRNTKEITNYMNSFINKVKKSIEQYSIEVENQNEMYVLGESLYSGDKVRYFESSRLNVIDKIIEEIEYYNEVKKIPLQEIAVLFPYRQYGLKKYYIDYWLENKLKEKYIDFTSIISSGNNLGKYYSQIEGVVLSTIESSLGLDFDAVILTGLLPLGEYKKSKQLARKRKITEEVKEEFLDAVNKIYTGCTRARKNLSIISDVSSTESDYVKFIKESI